A single genomic interval of Roseofilum casamattae BLCC-M143 harbors:
- the kaiC gene encoding circadian clock protein KaiC: protein MSQTGPDTPPEATPKKKLSGIAKIRTLIEGFDDISHGGLPQGRSTLVSGTSGTGKTMLTIQFLYNGITYFDEPGIFVTFEESPTDIIKNSASFGWDLQHLIDRGQLFILDASPDPEGQDIVGNFDLSALIERLQYAIRKYKAKRVSIDSVTAVFQQYDAASVVRREIFRLVARLKQLGVTTIMTTEREEEYGPVARFGVEEFVSDNVVIVRNALEGERRRRTVEILKLRGTTHMKGEYPFTITDNGINIFPLGAMRLTQRSSNARVSSGVETLDAMCGGGFFKDSIILATGATGTGKTLLVSKFLENACQNSERAILFAYEESRAQLFRNAYSWGIDFEALEYQGLLKILCAYPESAGLEDHLQMIKSKITEFKPSRIAIDSLSALARGVSNNAFRQFVIGVTGYAKQEEITGFFTNTTDQFMGSHSITESHISTITDTILMLQYVEIRGEMSRAINVFKMRGSWHDKGIREYTITEHGAEIKDSFRNYEGIISGSPSRISVNEKSELSRIVRGVQLRDEE, encoded by the coding sequence ATGAGTCAGACCGGCCCGGACACCCCCCCAGAAGCCACTCCGAAGAAAAAACTTAGTGGGATCGCCAAAATCAGAACCCTCATTGAAGGGTTTGACGACATCAGTCATGGCGGACTGCCTCAAGGAAGAAGTACCTTAGTCAGCGGTACATCCGGCACCGGTAAAACGATGCTGACTATTCAGTTTCTCTATAACGGAATTACCTATTTCGACGAACCCGGTATCTTTGTCACCTTTGAAGAATCTCCAACCGATATTATTAAAAACTCGGCTAGTTTTGGTTGGGATTTACAACATTTAATCGATCGCGGACAACTCTTTATTCTAGATGCTTCTCCCGACCCAGAAGGACAAGATATTGTCGGGAACTTCGACCTTTCTGCACTCATCGAACGGTTGCAATATGCCATTCGTAAATATAAGGCCAAACGAGTGTCGATCGACTCGGTCACTGCTGTATTCCAGCAATACGATGCTGCCTCCGTCGTGCGGCGAGAAATATTTCGATTAGTGGCTCGACTAAAACAACTGGGAGTCACCACAATCATGACCACCGAGCGCGAGGAAGAATACGGGCCTGTCGCTCGGTTTGGGGTAGAAGAATTTGTCTCTGATAATGTGGTTATCGTGCGCAATGCCCTAGAAGGAGAACGACGCCGGCGAACGGTGGAAATCCTCAAACTGCGAGGTACGACGCACATGAAAGGAGAATATCCCTTCACCATTACCGATAATGGGATTAATATATTCCCTCTCGGAGCAATGCGCCTCACCCAACGCTCCTCCAACGCTCGCGTTTCTTCTGGAGTGGAGACTCTGGATGCAATGTGTGGTGGCGGTTTCTTCAAAGATTCGATTATTTTAGCCACGGGTGCAACGGGAACCGGTAAAACCCTCCTGGTGAGTAAATTCCTCGAAAATGCGTGCCAAAACTCCGAGCGAGCTATTCTCTTTGCTTACGAAGAATCTCGAGCGCAACTGTTCCGCAATGCCTACTCTTGGGGGATTGATTTTGAAGCTTTAGAATACCAAGGATTGCTAAAAATTCTGTGTGCCTATCCGGAATCAGCAGGATTAGAAGATCACCTGCAAATGATTAAGTCGAAAATTACAGAATTTAAGCCGTCGCGCATTGCAATTGACTCTCTCTCTGCTTTGGCGCGAGGCGTGAGTAACAATGCATTTCGTCAATTTGTTATTGGCGTCACCGGTTATGCCAAACAAGAGGAAATTACCGGATTTTTCACCAATACCACCGACCAATTTATGGGGTCGCACTCAATCACGGAATCTCATATTTCCACGATTACCGATACCATTCTGATGTTGCAGTATGTGGAAATTCGCGGCGAGATGTCTCGCGCGATTAATGTGTTCAAGATGCGCGGTTCTTGGCACGATAAAGGAATTCGCGAATATACCATTACCGAACATGGAGCGGAAATTAAAGATTCATTCCGAAACTATGAAGGAATCATTAGCGGTTCTCCCAGTCGGATTTCGGTGAATGAAAAGAGCGAGCTGTCGCGGATTGTGCGCGGGGTT
- the kaiB gene encoding circadian clock protein KaiB, which produces MTHLKKTYILKLYVAGNTPNSVRALKTLNDILEQEFQGVYALKVIDVLKNPQLAEEDKILATPTLAKILPPPVRKIIGDLSDREKVLIGLDLLYDELRDDESVI; this is translated from the coding sequence ATGACTCATCTAAAAAAAACTTACATTCTGAAGCTTTATGTTGCTGGCAATACGCCCAACTCAGTTCGGGCCCTGAAGACTCTCAATGATATCCTCGAACAAGAATTTCAAGGGGTTTATGCTCTCAAAGTTATTGACGTGCTGAAAAACCCCCAACTGGCTGAAGAAGACAAAATTTTAGCAACCCCAACCCTGGCCAAGATCTTGCCACCGCCCGTGCGGAAAATTATTGGCGATCTTTCCGATCGCGAAAAAGTGCTAATCGGACTGGATTTATTATATGATGAGCTGCGCGACGATGAAAGTGTTATTTAA